The Deinococcus sonorensis KR-87 genome includes a window with the following:
- a CDS encoding alpha-amylase family glycosyl hydrolase translates to MKRFQTGGRLGALVAVTLALSACGLVNKPTPPTARDWQGETIYFALTDRFSNGDPSNDNGADREPGDRADRTNPLGWHGGDWKGLQQKIESGYFKKLGFTAIWISPVVLQVPSIAVKDGPNKGKPFAAYHGYWADDFFKTDPHFGSQADLKALVDSAHKNGLKIIQDVVVNHAGYKSALTDAHPDWFHTQKQCDDSTNKDQDCGLDGLPDFDQSKPEVVQYLNDFVTYWRDNVGIDGLRIDTMKHVADSYWPQFFKAGGAGDPSKIWSVGEVFNGDPAFLARYMDVLGSPSVFDFALYFAVKDNLSSASGSLDALADTFARDSAYKDPTRLTTFIDNHDVPRFVSEVQNKGGNAQQAAARLDLALSLMYMSRGTPSVYQGTEIAQAGKGDPYNYVLGEGNREDMDFSKVDGSPTAARLTALAKARTGYVALRHGVQQELWRPNGGAPIYAFRRVMKDGSGQPVVAVMNNGDTDLQLSSLPGGGIPLLGTFSGAALTEITGRTSTLKYQNGLLVGTVPAHSLLAVSGKAGSGATVTVNPALPEVGALAARAGDGAVQLTWTAPAGTDVTGYRVYQSVAGGQEQLLNFAPLPASTLTFLARSLTNGSSYSFRVVGVDAQGRESAGRSVSAMPDSKNTVQVTFTVNARSQGNGTVELRRFDTGSQISYPMTQTTRGLWKTTVALPLFRTVEFKFGNTAAGAKNSGYEGPNQPNRSVTVDTGAAVNATYDYISTPAPTTVIEGHVTGKGAPLAGALVEGNDKNLQYAYTFADGSYTLLAPSGSQTLTASAAGYLNSAAITATSPATGVDFALSQSGSTNTKYTIDGNLSDWIAPKVKLTSPDQGGFGTDNNFLTLQADSDSQYLYLAYTYTVSGNSAIVYLDTGAGGALQANQFAAWPRLATFNSGVDSFVARYGNEAAQVHRVTSNTVVPEVGSADYLQAASGTLPNQTVELAIPWTALGLSGKPSTPVNIYGGIFGGDNYGAGDIVPNSTSTPPGANTTNSADSFRANFTTPLTLP, encoded by the coding sequence ATGAAACGCTTCCAAACGGGCGGGCGCCTCGGCGCCCTGGTCGCCGTCACGCTGGCCCTGTCGGCGTGCGGCCTCGTCAACAAGCCAACTCCGCCCACCGCGCGGGACTGGCAGGGCGAGACCATCTATTTCGCCCTCACCGACCGCTTCAGCAACGGCGACCCCAGCAACGACAACGGGGCAGACCGCGAGCCGGGCGACCGCGCCGACCGGACCAACCCGCTCGGCTGGCACGGCGGCGACTGGAAGGGGCTGCAGCAGAAGATCGAATCCGGCTACTTCAAGAAGCTGGGCTTCACGGCCATCTGGATCAGCCCGGTGGTGCTGCAGGTGCCGAGCATCGCGGTCAAAGACGGCCCCAACAAGGGCAAGCCGTTTGCTGCGTATCACGGCTATTGGGCCGACGACTTCTTCAAGACCGACCCGCACTTCGGCAGCCAGGCGGACCTGAAGGCGCTGGTGGACAGCGCGCACAAGAACGGCCTGAAGATCATCCAGGACGTGGTGGTGAACCATGCCGGATACAAGTCGGCACTGACCGATGCGCACCCGGACTGGTTTCACACCCAGAAACAGTGCGACGACAGCACCAATAAGGATCAGGACTGTGGCCTGGATGGTCTGCCGGACTTCGACCAGAGCAAGCCGGAAGTGGTGCAGTACCTCAACGACTTCGTGACGTACTGGCGCGACAACGTCGGCATCGACGGCCTGCGTATCGACACCATGAAGCACGTGGCCGACAGCTACTGGCCGCAGTTCTTCAAGGCGGGCGGCGCCGGCGACCCGAGCAAAATCTGGTCGGTGGGCGAGGTGTTCAACGGCGACCCGGCCTTCCTGGCGCGCTACATGGACGTGCTGGGCTCGCCAAGCGTGTTCGACTTCGCGCTGTACTTCGCGGTCAAGGACAACCTGAGCAGCGCGTCCGGCAGCCTGGACGCCCTGGCCGACACCTTCGCCCGCGACAGCGCCTACAAGGACCCGACCCGGCTGACCACCTTTATCGACAACCACGACGTGCCGCGCTTCGTGAGCGAGGTGCAGAACAAGGGGGGCAACGCCCAGCAGGCCGCCGCCCGCCTGGACCTCGCGCTGAGCCTGATGTACATGTCGCGCGGCACCCCCAGCGTGTACCAGGGCACCGAGATTGCGCAGGCGGGCAAGGGCGACCCCTACAACTACGTGCTGGGCGAGGGCAACCGCGAGGACATGGACTTCAGCAAGGTGGACGGCAGCCCCACCGCTGCCCGGCTCACGGCGCTGGCCAAGGCCCGCACCGGCTACGTGGCGCTGCGGCATGGCGTGCAGCAGGAGCTGTGGCGGCCCAACGGCGGCGCGCCCATCTACGCCTTCCGCCGCGTGATGAAGGACGGCAGCGGGCAGCCGGTGGTGGCCGTCATGAACAACGGCGACACCGACCTGCAGCTCTCCAGTCTGCCGGGCGGCGGCATTCCGCTGCTCGGCACCTTCAGCGGCGCGGCCCTGACGGAGATCACCGGGCGGACCAGCACCCTTAAGTACCAGAATGGCCTGCTGGTGGGCACCGTTCCGGCCCACAGCCTGCTGGCAGTGAGCGGCAAGGCCGGCAGTGGGGCGACCGTGACGGTCAACCCCGCTCTACCGGAGGTGGGTGCGCTGGCCGCACGGGCGGGCGACGGTGCGGTGCAGCTGACCTGGACGGCCCCGGCCGGCACGGACGTCACCGGCTACCGGGTGTACCAGTCGGTAGCGGGCGGCCAGGAACAGCTGCTGAACTTCGCGCCGCTGCCGGCCAGCACCCTGACCTTCCTGGCACGCAGCCTGACCAACGGCAGCAGCTACAGCTTCCGGGTGGTGGGGGTGGACGCCCAGGGCCGCGAGTCGGCGGGGCGCAGCGTGAGCGCCATGCCCGATAGCAAGAACACGGTCCAGGTGACCTTCACAGTCAACGCCCGCAGCCAGGGCAACGGCACGGTGGAACTGCGCCGCTTCGACACCGGCAGCCAGATCAGCTACCCGATGACCCAGACGACGCGCGGCCTCTGGAAGACCACCGTGGCGCTGCCGCTCTTCCGGACTGTGGAGTTCAAGTTCGGCAACACCGCCGCCGGTGCCAAGAACAGCGGCTACGAGGGACCAAACCAGCCGAACCGCAGCGTGACGGTAGACACCGGCGCCGCGGTGAACGCCACCTACGACTACATCAGCACGCCCGCGCCCACCACCGTCATCGAGGGCCACGTGACCGGCAAGGGCGCGCCGCTGGCCGGCGCCCTGGTGGAGGGCAACGACAAGAACCTGCAGTACGCCTACACCTTCGCGGACGGCAGCTACACCCTGCTGGCCCCTTCCGGCAGCCAGACGCTGACCGCCAGCGCTGCGGGCTACCTGAACAGTGCGGCCATCACTGCCACCTCCCCGGCCACCGGCGTGGACTTCGCGCTGAGCCAGAGTGGGTCCACCAACACCAAGTACACCATCGACGGCAACCTCTCCGACTGGATTGCCCCCAAGGTGAAGCTCACCAGCCCGGATCAAGGCGGCTTCGGGACCGACAACAACTTCCTGACTCTGCAGGCTGACAGTGACAGCCAGTACCTGTATCTGGCCTACACCTATACCGTCAGCGGCAACAGCGCCATCGTGTACCTGGATACCGGCGCCGGCGGGGCGCTGCAGGCCAACCAGTTTGCTGCATGGCCCCGCCTCGCCACATTCAACTCGGGAGTGGACAGCTTCGTTGCCCGCTACGGCAACGAGGCGGCCCAGGTGCACCGCGTGACGAGCAACACCGTCGTGCCTGAGGTCGGCAGCGCTGATTACCTCCAGGCGGCCAGCGGCACGCTGCCCAATCAGACGGTCGAACTGGCGATTCCCTGGACCGCCCTGGGCCTGAGCGGCAAGCCCAGTACGCCGGTCAACATCTACGGCGGCATCTTCGGCGGCGACAACTACGGTGCGGGCGACATCGTGCCAAACAG